One region of Oryza sativa Japonica Group chromosome 5, ASM3414082v1 genomic DNA includes:
- the LOC9267502 gene encoding uncharacterized protein isoform X2 encodes MAAGTASPPPDAEPPECPVCLSPFDAASAAPRVLPCGHSLCGPCIASLPPASASASASAASLRCPLCSQCVPFSRALGPSSLPKNLALISLLPSPPNPSRSRTAAAAPPPPHVPLHADHSRLLSRFRHAVLPESASPLHSPAPAAGLAIGSFASDLGAPWFCPRGHPVSLLPIETPAAAAKQESPLYYRPSHAARVAAAIDALSAAARDEVIDLVAVSSRLARRVCRVYGFWMGPEAAPLWLLSERHSRGVSCLLEERSRREETVALIRNVGMEVCEAFMGLHGEGLVLGCIGLGCFCLDRFGHCLLDLNQVLALCHGVRVGVCSSKSKAFMAPEVAEVVHDKLQIKDHDFSGLLGPSSDAWLLGCLLVALVTGDEQLAAGWSTEGSYDDWKNEVLTKVDASLVGTHMEPWSATIVSCLNYDPEGRPEIADVWKCINGSLMNSDIEALIPNVDLAARKSFMCLLLGELSSMCSNLGAVESDDTMHLSQDLDDKHSTPDDASSGGIINNEEVGAAGMDGPKCGLYNSSTLLAHRDCITGLAIGGGFLFSSSYDKTINVWSLQDFSHKQSLKGHEHKITAIVVVDNDNQSLCISGDSGSGIFVWCVDPSLSNEPLNKWYESNDWIYRGVHCLAVSGTGYLYTGSRDKSIKAWSLEDYSLRCTMTGHKSTVSCLAVACGILYSGSWDGSIRSWWLTDHSPLSVLEDGTPGSITPVLSISTELDFVVASYENGCLKIWKDDVLVKSEKLQNGAIYAAKLNDKWLYAGGWDKVVNIQELLEDDSEVEIRDVATFTCDSIITSILYWDGRLIVGLSNREIKVFYKAS; translated from the exons atggcggcgggcaCCGCATCGCCACCGCCGGACGCGGAGCCTCCCGAGTGCCCGGTGTGCCTCTCCCCCttcgacgccgcctccgccgcgccgcgggtcCTCCCGTGCGGCCACTCCCTCTGCGGCCCCTGCATCGCCTCCctcccgccggcctccgcctccgcctccgcctccgccgcctcgctccgctGCCCTCTCTGCTCCCAGTGCGTCCCTTTCTCCCGCGCTCTCGggccctcctccctccccaaaaACCTCGccctcatctccctcctcccctcgcccCCAAACCCCTCTCGTtctcgcaccgccgccgcggcgccgccgcctcctcatgtCCCGCTCCACGCGGACCACTCGCGTCTCCTCTCCCGCTTCCGCCACGCCGTCCTCCCGGAGTCCGCTTCGCCGCTCCACTCGCCCGCTCCCGCCGCGGGCCTCGCCATCGGGTCCTTCGCTTCCGACCTCGGCGCCCCGTGGTTCTGCCCGCGTGGCCACCCCGTAAGCCTCCTCCCGATCGaaacccccgccgccgccgccaagcagGAGTCCCCGTTGTACTACCGGCCCAGCCACGCGGCGCGGGTGGCCGCCGCGATCGATGCGCTgagcgccgcggcgagggaTGAAGTGATCGATTTGGTGGCCGTCTCGtcgcggttggcgcggcgggtTTGCAGGGTTTACGGCTTCTGGATGGGCCCCGAGGCGGCTCCGCTGTGGCTGCTCTCCGAGCGGCATTCCCGCGGAGTCTCCTGCTTGTTGGAGGAGAGGAGCCGACGAGAGGAGACGGTGGCTCTGATCAGAAATGTCGGAATGGAGGTCTGTGAAGCGTTCATGGGATTGCACGGAGAGGGGCTGGTACTGGGGTGCATAGGGCTAGGATGCTTCTGCCTCGATCGCTTTGGACACTGCCTGCTCGACCTGAATCAGGTTTTGGCCTTGTGCCACGGGGTTCGGGTAGGGGTTTGCTCATCCAAGTCTAAGGCCTTCATGGCTCCTGAGGTGGCAGAGGTGGTGCATGACAAGTTGCAGATAAAGGATCATGATTTCAGTGGCTTGTTAGGGCCTAGTTCAGATGCTTGGTTGCTTGGTTGTTTATTGGTGGCACTTGTAACTGGGGATGAGCAGCTTGCAGCAGGATGGAGTACTGAGGGGTCATACGATGATTGGAAGAATGAAGTGCTTACGAAGGTTGATGCTTCATTGGTTGGCACACATATGGAACCATGGTCTGCAACCATAGTGTCATGTTTGAACTATGATCCAGAAGGCCGTCCAGAAATTGCTGATGTCTGGAAATGTATTAACGGCTCATTGATGAATTCCGACATTGAAGCTTTGATTCCTAATGTTGATCTTGCAGCTCGAAAGAGTTTTATGTGTTTGCTCCTTGGGGAGTTGTCCTCAATGTGCTCTAACCTTGGTGCTGTTGAGTCAGATGATACAATGCATCTTTCTCAGGATTTGGATGACAAACATTCAACTCCAGATGATGCAAGCAGTGGTGGTATTATAAACAACGAAGAAGTTGGTGCAGCTGGAATGGATGGGCCAAAATGTGGACTGTACAATTCTTCAACTCTGCTTGCTCACCGTGACTGTATTACGGGATTAGCCATTGGAG GAGGCTTTTTGTTTAGCTCTTCTTACGACAAGACAATCAATGTATGGTCACTGCAG GACTTCTCTCATAAACAAAGTTTGAAGGGCCATGAACACAAAATCACAGCAATTGTTGTTGTTGACAATGATAATCAGTCACTTTGTATAAGTGGAGACAGTGGTAGTGGAATATTTGTCTGGTGTGTTGATCCTTCACTCAGTAATGAACCATTGAATAAGTGGTATGAAAGTAATGATTGGATTTATCGAGGTGTTCACTGTTTGGCTGTTTCTGGAACTGGTTATCTTTACACTGGTAGTAGAGACAAATCTATTAAGGCTTGGTCTCTAGAG GATTATTCACTACGCTGCACAATGACAGGTCACAAATCAACTGTTTCTTGCCTTGCGGTTGCCTGTGGTATTCTTTACAGTGGAAGTTGGGATGGTTCTATTAGATCATGGTGGCTCACTGATCACAGCCCGCTGTCTGTACTGGAAGATGGTACACCAGGAAGCATTACTCCTGTGCTGTCAATTTCAACAGAACTCGATTTTGTTGTTGCATCATATGAAAATGGCTGTTTGAAG ATCTGGAAGGATGATGTCCTAGTAAAGTCAGAGAAACTTCAAAACGGTGCTATATATGCTGCTAAATTGAATGACAAGTGGCTCTATGCTGGTGGATGGGATAAAGTTGTAAATATTCAG GAGTTATTGGAAGATGATTCAGAGGTGGAAATCAGAGATGTTGCTACCTTTACTTGTGATTCAATTATAACTTCAATACTGTACTGGGATGGAAGGCTGATAGTTGGACTTTCTAACAGGGAGATTAAG GTTTTCTACAAGGCATCTTAA
- the LOC9267502 gene encoding uncharacterized protein isoform X1, translated as MAAGTASPPPDAEPPECPVCLSPFDAASAAPRVLPCGHSLCGPCIASLPPASASASASAASLRCPLCSQCVPFSRALGPSSLPKNLALISLLPSPPNPSRSRTAAAAPPPPHVPLHADHSRLLSRFRHAVLPESASPLHSPAPAAGLAIGSFASDLGAPWFCPRGHPVSLLPIETPAAAAKQESPLYYRPSHAARVAAAIDALSAAARDEVIDLVAVSSRLARRVCRVYGFWMGPEAAPLWLLSERHSRGVSCLLEERSRREETVALIRNVGMEVCEAFMGLHGEGLVLGCIGLGCFCLDRFGHCLLDLNQVLALCHGVRVGVCSSKSKAFMAPEVAEVVHDKLQIKDHDFSGLLGPSSDAWLLGCLLVALVTGDEQLAAGWSTEGSYDDWKNEVLTKVDASLVGTHMEPWSATIVSCLNYDPEGRPEIADVWKCINGSLMNSDIEALIPNVDLAARKSFMCLLLGELSSMCSNLGAVESDDTMHLSQDLDDKHSTPDDASSGGIINNEEVGAAGMDGPKCGLYNSSTLLAHRDCITGLAIGGGFLFSSSYDKTINVWSLQDFSHKQSLKGHEHKITAIVVVDNDNQSLCISGDSGSGIFVWCVDPSLSNEPLNKWYESNDWIYRGVHCLAVSGTGYLYTGSRDKSIKAWSLEDYSLRCTMTGHKSTVSCLAVACGILYSGSWDGSIRSWWLTDHSPLSVLEDGTPGSITPVLSISTELDFVVASYENGCLKIWKDDVLVKSEKLQNGAIYAAKLNDKWLYAGGWDKVVNIQELLEDDSEVEIRDVATFTCDSIITSILYWDGRLIVGLSNREIKVPIYGCNICEQRLEGLLQRWQALRGRWWQPMFKQCRWRMALAAMTRLSTIRVVFIGHLLHFLLHLHIVHIF; from the exons atggcggcgggcaCCGCATCGCCACCGCCGGACGCGGAGCCTCCCGAGTGCCCGGTGTGCCTCTCCCCCttcgacgccgcctccgccgcgccgcgggtcCTCCCGTGCGGCCACTCCCTCTGCGGCCCCTGCATCGCCTCCctcccgccggcctccgcctccgcctccgcctccgccgcctcgctccgctGCCCTCTCTGCTCCCAGTGCGTCCCTTTCTCCCGCGCTCTCGggccctcctccctccccaaaaACCTCGccctcatctccctcctcccctcgcccCCAAACCCCTCTCGTtctcgcaccgccgccgcggcgccgccgcctcctcatgtCCCGCTCCACGCGGACCACTCGCGTCTCCTCTCCCGCTTCCGCCACGCCGTCCTCCCGGAGTCCGCTTCGCCGCTCCACTCGCCCGCTCCCGCCGCGGGCCTCGCCATCGGGTCCTTCGCTTCCGACCTCGGCGCCCCGTGGTTCTGCCCGCGTGGCCACCCCGTAAGCCTCCTCCCGATCGaaacccccgccgccgccgccaagcagGAGTCCCCGTTGTACTACCGGCCCAGCCACGCGGCGCGGGTGGCCGCCGCGATCGATGCGCTgagcgccgcggcgagggaTGAAGTGATCGATTTGGTGGCCGTCTCGtcgcggttggcgcggcgggtTTGCAGGGTTTACGGCTTCTGGATGGGCCCCGAGGCGGCTCCGCTGTGGCTGCTCTCCGAGCGGCATTCCCGCGGAGTCTCCTGCTTGTTGGAGGAGAGGAGCCGACGAGAGGAGACGGTGGCTCTGATCAGAAATGTCGGAATGGAGGTCTGTGAAGCGTTCATGGGATTGCACGGAGAGGGGCTGGTACTGGGGTGCATAGGGCTAGGATGCTTCTGCCTCGATCGCTTTGGACACTGCCTGCTCGACCTGAATCAGGTTTTGGCCTTGTGCCACGGGGTTCGGGTAGGGGTTTGCTCATCCAAGTCTAAGGCCTTCATGGCTCCTGAGGTGGCAGAGGTGGTGCATGACAAGTTGCAGATAAAGGATCATGATTTCAGTGGCTTGTTAGGGCCTAGTTCAGATGCTTGGTTGCTTGGTTGTTTATTGGTGGCACTTGTAACTGGGGATGAGCAGCTTGCAGCAGGATGGAGTACTGAGGGGTCATACGATGATTGGAAGAATGAAGTGCTTACGAAGGTTGATGCTTCATTGGTTGGCACACATATGGAACCATGGTCTGCAACCATAGTGTCATGTTTGAACTATGATCCAGAAGGCCGTCCAGAAATTGCTGATGTCTGGAAATGTATTAACGGCTCATTGATGAATTCCGACATTGAAGCTTTGATTCCTAATGTTGATCTTGCAGCTCGAAAGAGTTTTATGTGTTTGCTCCTTGGGGAGTTGTCCTCAATGTGCTCTAACCTTGGTGCTGTTGAGTCAGATGATACAATGCATCTTTCTCAGGATTTGGATGACAAACATTCAACTCCAGATGATGCAAGCAGTGGTGGTATTATAAACAACGAAGAAGTTGGTGCAGCTGGAATGGATGGGCCAAAATGTGGACTGTACAATTCTTCAACTCTGCTTGCTCACCGTGACTGTATTACGGGATTAGCCATTGGAG GAGGCTTTTTGTTTAGCTCTTCTTACGACAAGACAATCAATGTATGGTCACTGCAG GACTTCTCTCATAAACAAAGTTTGAAGGGCCATGAACACAAAATCACAGCAATTGTTGTTGTTGACAATGATAATCAGTCACTTTGTATAAGTGGAGACAGTGGTAGTGGAATATTTGTCTGGTGTGTTGATCCTTCACTCAGTAATGAACCATTGAATAAGTGGTATGAAAGTAATGATTGGATTTATCGAGGTGTTCACTGTTTGGCTGTTTCTGGAACTGGTTATCTTTACACTGGTAGTAGAGACAAATCTATTAAGGCTTGGTCTCTAGAG GATTATTCACTACGCTGCACAATGACAGGTCACAAATCAACTGTTTCTTGCCTTGCGGTTGCCTGTGGTATTCTTTACAGTGGAAGTTGGGATGGTTCTATTAGATCATGGTGGCTCACTGATCACAGCCCGCTGTCTGTACTGGAAGATGGTACACCAGGAAGCATTACTCCTGTGCTGTCAATTTCAACAGAACTCGATTTTGTTGTTGCATCATATGAAAATGGCTGTTTGAAG ATCTGGAAGGATGATGTCCTAGTAAAGTCAGAGAAACTTCAAAACGGTGCTATATATGCTGCTAAATTGAATGACAAGTGGCTCTATGCTGGTGGATGGGATAAAGTTGTAAATATTCAG GAGTTATTGGAAGATGATTCAGAGGTGGAAATCAGAGATGTTGCTACCTTTACTTGTGATTCAATTATAACTTCAATACTGTACTGGGATGGAAGGCTGATAGTTGGACTTTCTAACAGGGAGATTAAG
- the LOC4338838 gene encoding ubinuclein-1 yields the protein MGEPVVPPRAPAAHAAVAAPKPPGDAVAAEGEARAPPRPPPAVAAGAGAGASGGGRRVFSVELRPGETTIVSWRKMLKEADLGAALPPPPPAAAAQPAVAPLPGPSGATHPTENDCAQSNRFNSVIEKIERLYMGKNSSDEEDLDDAPDDDQYDTEDSFIDDDELDEYFEVDNFATKHNGYFVNKGKLEQIDFDSVQTVEPKKRRRKDSSSSYIENNKEFSPGSSSYMGTPLRDSKRSTLQTGKSTSNGHKSGANGTFEYPYSAYRDKDAPGHLGLQQKITSNGANQDLSKNMHHKEKYNAGQFSGLHASSNIYSTETMHLATKIHTEGSGTKTKGTRLERAIRDLQNIVTEYKPQILDVHEAEANCQVAVKRRLPQEVKQKLAKVARLSANQGKIPEHELINRLMGIVGHLVHRRTLKRNMKEMVQSGLCAKQEKAGKLQQVKMEIYEMVKARLATKPKGAEHKVESIDGFQDPVTHDDRMALRGKSVMDAVLEDRICDLYDLYVEGMDEDKGPQSRKLYLELANLWPHGDMDKVGIRDAISRSKERRNLLYRQRKVRNDQRMKRRRLAAAAKLRDSDPAAPQSAQSLQNMTSTHTMYPVVNNGNSQSSRSVDKVNEMSVGAGSDGNRSSTSMKKRKIDSEDRQVNPPKATAELHHHGIEIQKPAKRADEATKVSNLPQTLLAIPSSDSRPSSS from the exons ATGGGCGAGCCCGTGGTCCCCCCGCGCGCCCCCGCGGCCCACGCCGCGGTCGCGGCGCCGAAGCCGCCGGGagatgcggtggcggcggagggcgaggctagggcgccgccgcggccgccgcctgcagtggcggcgggtgcgggggcgggggcgagcgggggagggaggcgggTGTTCTCCGTGGAGCTACGGCCCGGGGAGACCACCATTGTGTCGTGGAGGAAGATGCTCAAGGAGGCTGACCTCGGAGCTGCCttgccgcccccgccgccggcggcggcggcacagccGGCGGTCGCCCCCCTCCCTGGACCATCTGGTGCG ACACATCCTACAGAAAATGACTGCGCACAATCAAATCGGTTCAATTCAGTTATTGAGAAAATTGAGCGCCTTTACATG GGCAAAAATAGTAGTGATGAGGAAGACTTGGATGATGCGCCTGATGATGATCAGTATGACACAGAAGATTCGTttattgatgatgatgaattg GATGAATATTTTGAAGTTGACAATTTTGCAACCAAGCACAATGGTTATTTTGTGAACAAAGGAAAATTGGAACAAAT TGACTTTGATTCAGTACAGACTGTTGAACCAAAGAAACGAAGACGAAAAGACTCATCAAGTTCTTATATTGAGAATAACAAGGAATTTTCTCCAGGCTCTTCCTCATACATGGGCACGCCTTTAAGAGACTCTAAAAGAAGCACTCTCCAAACGGGGAAGAGTACTAGTAATGGTCACAAATCTGGAGCTAATGGAACATTTGAGTACCCTTATTCAGCATACCGAGACAAGGATGCTCCAGGACATCTTGGCCTCCAACAGAAAATAACTTCTAATGGGGCGAACCAAGATTTGTCAAAGAACATGCACCACAAAGAGAAATATAATGCTGGTCAATTTTCTGGTTTGCATGCTTCCAGTAACATCTATTCAACAGAAACAATG CACTTGGCCACAAAAATCCATACAGAAGGTTCAGGTACCAAGACCAAGGGTACCAGACTTGAGCGAGCTATCCGTGACCTCCAAAACATTGTCACTGAAT ACAAACCACAGATTCTTGATGTACATGAGGCTGAGGCAAATTGCCAGGTAGCAGTTAAAAGAAGATTGCCACAAGAAGTAAAACAAAAACTTGCTAAGGTCGCAAGGTTATCG GCAAATCAAGGAAAAATACCAGAACATGAGCTGATCAATCGCCTCATGGGCATAGTTGGCCACCTTGTGCACCGTAGGACACTGAAG AGAAACATGAAAGAAATGGTGCAATCAGGTTTATGTGCTAAACAAGAGAAGGCTGGGAAATTGCAACAAGTGAAAATGGAAATCTATGAAATGGTCAAAGCACGTCTAGCCACCAAACCTAAG GGTGCTGAACATAAGGTTGAATCTATAGATGGCTTTCAGGATCCTGTTACTCATGATGACAGAATGGCCTTGAGAGGAAAATCTGTCATGGATGCTGTATTGGAGGACAGGATCTGCGACCTGTATGATCTGTATGTTGAG GGTATGGATGAAGATAAGGGCCCTCAGAGTCGTAAGTTGTATCTAGAG CTTGCTAACTTATGGCCACATGGCGACATGGATAAAGTTGGAATTCGAGATGCCATTTCTAGATCTAAGGAGCGAAGGAATTTATTATATAGGCAGAGGAAG GTCCGCAATGACCAGAGGATGAAGAGGAGaaggctggctgctgctgccaaGTTGCGTGACAGCGACCCTGCCGCCCCACAATCTGCACAGTCCCTGCAAAATATGACAAGCACCCATACCATGTATCCTGTGGTTAACAATGGAAATAGTCAGAGTAGCAGAAGTGTCGACAAAGTTAATGAAATGAGCGTCGGTGCAGGATCGGATGGCAACAGGAGTTCTACCAGCATGAAGAAACGAAAAATAGACTCTGAAGATAGGCAAGTTAACCCACCGAAGGCTACTGCTGAACTTCATCATCatggtattgaaatacagaAGCCGGCAAAGCGTGCAGATGAGGCAACAAAGGTCAGTAACCTTCCCCAGACGCTGCTTGCCATTCCAAGCAGCGACAGTCGCCCCAGCAGCAGCTAA